CCATAGATAAGTGTGCCGTACCCTCTCAAAAAAATGCGTGGAATTGCTCGGGGAATTTGTGCGAATTACTGCAAAACAAAAAAGCAGCAGACCTGCTTTGGACAGGCCTGCTGCTTTTGATGCGTTTTTTGTGCAGCTGCTAAAATTATTCAGCAGTGATAGCACCGGTGGGGCAAGCACCCTCGCAAGCGCCGCAGTCGATGCAAGCGTCTGCGTTCACAGAAGCAACACCATCAACGGTGATAGCGCCAACCGGGCAAGCGCCCTCGCAAGCGCCGCAGCCAACACATGCGTCAGAAACCTTGTGTGCCATAATAAACTCTCCTTTTTATCTCCGTGCCCGAAGTATTGTATGAAGAGTCATGTATGGCACGGCTGTGCATGTCTCTCCGGAAATCATATCCTTGCCTGCATTTTAACAAAGCAGGTGAGAAAAGGCAAGACTAACCGTGACCCGAAAAACACAAAAGTCTGTTTTTTGTTGGGTTGCACAAAAGCACAGGCTAACTTATGGCCAAATTTGCAGGAGTTTTTTGGCAAAAATCACGAAGAACAGTTAGTTTTAGCAGACTAACCCCTCAGAACCTCCGGCGCGTCCCTCACTCCTTTTCGGCAGCGCGCTTCCGGGCGCAGCCGCCGCCCGCGCAGCGCTTTTCGCCATCGTCGGAGGAAGCCACCACCGGGGCCGGGTTGCGCACGCCGGAGTAATCGTCGTCCGGGTCCGGGCGGCGGGGCGCACGCTTGCCGCCGCTGATATATTCGCACACACCCACCTTATAGTAACGGGGCGAAAGGCTCTCGGTGCCGCAGCGCACCCGCAGATAGCCGGAAACCGGGTTCACCTCCAGCACGGTGCCAAGACCGTCCGGCGTGCGCACGGTGCTGCCCACCATGGGCATGATGCTGTTCAGGTACTCGTAGGCGCTTTCCTCGTAGGCAAGGCAGCACATCAGCCGGCCGCAGGCACCGCTGATCTTGGTGGGGTTCAGCGAAAGGCCCTGCTCCTTGGCCATCTTGATGGAGACGGGCTGGAAGTCCTTTAAAAAGCGGCTGCAGCAGAAGGGCTGGCCGCAGATGCCAAGGCCGCCGATCATCTTGCTCTCGTCCCGCACGCCGATCTGGCGCAGCTCGATGCGGGTGTGGAAGATACCGGCCAGATCCTTGACCAGCTCGCGGAAGTCCACGCGGCCATCGGCGGTAAAGTAGAACATGATCTTGGAGCGGTCTAGGGTATACTCGGCCTCCACAAGCTTCATTTCCAGGCCGTGGCGGGAAATGCATTCCTGACAGGTGCGGTAGGCGCGCTTTTCGTCCTCACGGTTCTGGCGCATCCGGCGGATATCCACGCTGTCGGCCATGCGGGTAATGGGCTTGAGGGCCTTGGGCACTGCCGCATCGGCAATCTCCCTCACGCCCTGCACCACCTCGCCGCACTCAATGCCGCGGGCGGTCTCCACGATCACGTATTCGCCGGTTTTGATGTCGGCCCCGGCGGGATCAAAATAATAGCTTTTGCCGTTCTCTTTGAAACGGACGGAGATGACTTTTTTCATAATGTTCCTCGTTTTTATCGGTCGAATCTATAGGATAAGGCCCGAAAAAGAGCCTGCTGATCCATTCTGTACTCTAGTATAACATATTCAAATGCACATTTCCACGCAAAAAACAAAAAGCGGCTCTGGCGCTTTGGCAGAAAAATTTTAAAAAGGTGCAACAATCTGCCCTGCTGCCGCGTATCCATAAAGGAAGACTGACCGAATTTGGTCGCACCCGCAGCCGGAAAATGGAAAAACGGAACGGCAAATGTTAAAATCTTGCGAAAGTATCCAAAGAATCGCAAAAGAATCCCACCCCGCTCTTGCAAGGCGGGGGCTTGCGTGTATAATAAAAATGTTGAAGTGTAGCCTTTCCCGCAGGGAAAGCAGCTGTCCTGCTTTGCGGCAAGGCAGAGAAACGGTAGGAGAAAATGGAAAAATTCAGTGTCAAAAAGCCGTTTACGGTGCTGGTTGCAGTGGTCATGATCCTGATCCTGGGCTTTGTGGCGGTCACAAAGATGGATACGAACCTGCTGCCCAACGTGAACACACCGTATCTGATGGTGGTCACCGTGTATCCTGGTGCAAGCCCGGAGCGCGTGGAGAGCGAGGTCTCGGATGTGCTGCAGAACTCGCTCACAGTGCCGGGCGTGTCCAAGATCACCGCAACATCGGCAGAAAACTACAGCCTGCTGCTGATGGAGTTTACCGAGGATACGGATATGAACAGCGCGCTGGTCAAGGTGTCCAACAAGCTGGATCAGGCCAAAAGCGACCTGCCCAGCACCTGCCTGACCCCCTCCATCATTGAGTACAGCCTGAACATGAACGCTTTCATGACGGTGGCTGTCAGCCGCGAAGGTGCCGACCAGTACGAGCTTTCTGAGTTTATCCAGAACACCCTTGTGCCGGAAGTGCAGCGCAAGGGCGGTGTGTCCAGCGTTTCGTCCAGCGGTCTGGTGGAAAAGCTGGTGCAGGTGCAGCTCAATCAGGATAAGATCGACGAGATCAACGCAAAGCTGCTGGAACTGATCGATACCCAGCTGGCTGAAGCCCGCTCCCAGCTGGAAAGCGCCGAGGCACAGATCACCGCCGGACGCAGGGAATACGAAAAGCAGCTGAAAAACTTTGGCAGTACGGTGTCCAACTCGGTCATGAGCCAGATGAGCACCGAGGTGGGCGCCGCAGTGGAAACGGTGCGTGCGCAGGCGCAGGCTCTTCTGGAAAGTGTGAACAGCCTGATCGCCGTGGTCAAGGAGCCTGAGATCCAGCAGGCCCTGATCGAGGTGCGCGACGGTCTGCAGAAGGTCATGGACAAGTTCAACGAGACCGGTATGCGGGATATCGACTCTCTGATCGATATTGTGGCTGAGCTGCGCACCATTACCGATAAGCTCACTACTGCCCTGCAGAAGCTGCAGGAGCGCGTGAACACCGAGACCGGCTCCGAAGGCAGCACCGCAGAGGATCTTGCCAATGAGATGCAGCTGCAGGAAAGCCTGAATGTGGTCTATAACACGCTGGAAAGCACCATCAAGGCCATGGACAATGTGCCCCAGCTGATGACCGAGTTCTCCGGCGCACTGGGCAGCTTCTCCCAGCAGCAGCTCAACGCCTATATGCAGTTCACCGAAGCGCGTGAAATGCTGAACGAGTACGAAAAGCAGCTGGAGGCTGCCAAGGCAGAGTACGAGACGGCCAAGACCAACGCTCTGGCACAGGCCGATGTGACAAAGCAGCTGGACATTGAAACGCTGGCGCAGCTCATCTATGCCCAGAACTTCTCCATGCCGGCCGGTTACGTGCAGGATAAGGACGGCGAGTCCTGGCTGCTGAAAGTCGGCGAAGAGTACGACAGTGTGAAGGATATCAGCGGTGCCCTGCTGCTGCATGTGGAGGGCTACGGCGACGTGCGCCTTTCTGATGTGGCGGATGTGGAGGTCATTGATAACTCCGCCGACAGCTACACCCGCCTGAACGGCGAAAAGGCATCCATCCTCAAAATCTATAAGAATGCGACTTCCAGTGCAGGCGAGGTCTCCGACAACTGCCTGACCGCATTTAAAGAGCTGGAAAAACAATACGACGGCCTGCACATGGTGGTGCTGTCCAATCAGGGCAACTACATCACCATCGTCATCCAGAGCATCCTCACCAGCATGGTGGTGGGCGCTGCACTGGCCATCATCGTGCTGGCCATCTTCCTGAAGGATATCAAGCCCACCCTCGTGGTCGGCATCAGCATCCCGCTGTCCGTTCTGTTCGCGGTGGTGCTCATGTACTTTACCGGGCTGGACCTGAACGTGATGACCCTGGCCGGCCTTTCCCTCGGCATTGGTATGCTGGTGGATAACTCGGTGGTCGTCATTGAGAACGTCTACCGTCTGCGCAGCCGCGGCGTGCCTGCGGCCCGCGCTGCCGTGCAGGGCACAAAACAGGTGGGCATGTCGGTGGTGGCCTCCACCCTTACCTCGGTGTGCGTGTTCCTGCCGGTGGTGTTCTCGGCCAGCATTGTGCGCAGCCTGATGATGCCCATGTCCCTGTGCATCGGTTACTGCCTGATGGCCTCCCTCATCGTGGCGCTCACGGTGGTCCCGGCGGCATCCTCTACTGTGCTGAAAAAAGCTGAACCCAAGCGCCTTGCCTGGTTTGAAAAGGTGCAGGAAAAGTATGCCCATAGTCTGGAATGGTGCCTGCAGCACCGTGCCCTGCCCCTGATCGCGGCGGTGGTACTGCTGGTGTTCAGCGGCTGGCAGGTGCTGAACATGGGTGTGGAGCTACTGCCCAGCATCACCAGCAACGAGGCGCAGATCACCCTGTCCACCGCCGACGGCCTGACCAAGGAGGAATCCTATGCCATTGCGGGTCAGGTGGCAGAGGCGGCCCTGAATGTAGAAAACGTGGAAGAGGTGGGCATCACCCTCGACACCAGCATGGCCGGTCTGGATATCAGCCAGCTGGGCCTGCCCACCGCCATTACCGATATCCTGAACTCCGCCAATGCCTACGGCAGATACAAGATCAACGTTATGATGAGCAAGAGCCTTTCCTCCCGTGAGGTGGAAAAGACCCGGCAGGCCATGGAGGATGCAGTGTCCCAGATCGAGAATTGCACCGCTGAGGTCAAGCTGTACGGCATGACCGATGATCTGACCAGCCAGCTGGCCACCGGCCTGTCGGTCAAGGTCTACGGCAAGGATCCGGAAACGCTGACCACCGTTTCCGAGAAGGTAATGGAGATCGTCAACGATACCGAGGGCTTTGCCAATGCGGACAACGGCCTTGGCAGCGGCGATGCCACCATCATCCTGAAGGTGGACCGCGACAAGGTGCGCGCCTACGGACTGACCGTTGCGCAGGTGTACCAGCAGATCGCGGCAAAGCTCACCACCACCGCCACGGCCCAGACCCCCGTCACGGTGAACGGCACCACCATGGATGTCCAGATCACGGACAATCTGGACCCTGTCACCAAGGAAAACATGATGGAGCTTACCTTTGAGACCACCGAAATGTCGGCAGACGGCACAGTGACCAATGGTACCTGCACCCTGAACGATATCGCCAGCT
Above is a genomic segment from Faecalibacterium taiwanense containing:
- a CDS encoding DUF362 domain-containing protein, translating into MAHKVSDACVGCGACEGACPVGAITVDGVASVNADACIDCGACEGACPTGAITAE
- a CDS encoding efflux RND transporter permease subunit yields the protein MEKFSVKKPFTVLVAVVMILILGFVAVTKMDTNLLPNVNTPYLMVVTVYPGASPERVESEVSDVLQNSLTVPGVSKITATSAENYSLLLMEFTEDTDMNSALVKVSNKLDQAKSDLPSTCLTPSIIEYSLNMNAFMTVAVSREGADQYELSEFIQNTLVPEVQRKGGVSSVSSSGLVEKLVQVQLNQDKIDEINAKLLELIDTQLAEARSQLESAEAQITAGRREYEKQLKNFGSTVSNSVMSQMSTEVGAAVETVRAQAQALLESVNSLIAVVKEPEIQQALIEVRDGLQKVMDKFNETGMRDIDSLIDIVAELRTITDKLTTALQKLQERVNTETGSEGSTAEDLANEMQLQESLNVVYNTLESTIKAMDNVPQLMTEFSGALGSFSQQQLNAYMQFTEAREMLNEYEKQLEAAKAEYETAKTNALAQADVTKQLDIETLAQLIYAQNFSMPAGYVQDKDGESWLLKVGEEYDSVKDISGALLLHVEGYGDVRLSDVADVEVIDNSADSYTRLNGEKASILKIYKNATSSAGEVSDNCLTAFKELEKQYDGLHMVVLSNQGNYITIVIQSILTSMVVGAALAIIVLAIFLKDIKPTLVVGISIPLSVLFAVVLMYFTGLDLNVMTLAGLSLGIGMLVDNSVVVIENVYRLRSRGVPAARAAVQGTKQVGMSVVASTLTSVCVFLPVVFSASIVRSLMMPMSLCIGYCLMASLIVALTVVPAASSTVLKKAEPKRLAWFEKVQEKYAHSLEWCLQHRALPLIAAVVLLVFSGWQVLNMGVELLPSITSNEAQITLSTADGLTKEESYAIAGQVAEAALNVENVEEVGITLDTSMAGLDISQLGLPTAITDILNSANAYGRYKINVMMSKSLSSREVEKTRQAMEDAVSQIENCTAEVKLYGMTDDLTSQLATGLSVKVYGKDPETLTTVSEKVMEIVNDTEGFANADNGLGSGDATIILKVDRDKVRAYGLTVAQVYQQIAAKLTTTATAQTPVTVNGTTMDVQITDNLDPVTKENMMELTFETTEMSADGTVTNGTCTLNDIASWTTGTAPDAITSENQTEFVTVTADTLKGYNTMVQSRVLQKKLDEYAASGEMPEGCSTTLGGETEGTDYMVNEMVQWMALALPFVYLVMVAQFQSLLSPFIVLFTVPLAFTGGLLGLLVTGQQLTMISLMGFIVLMGTVVNNGIVFVDYANQLRIGGMERRAALVATGKTRMRPILMTTLTTVLAMLQLVFSGDMASQLMSGMAIVIICGLSYATLMTLYIVPVLYDILFKKPPLNVDVGSDDDLDDIPDDAAEFIAAQKSAGTAQPEA
- a CDS encoding stage 0 sporulation family protein — translated: MKKVISVRFKENGKSYYFDPAGADIKTGEYVIVETARGIECGEVVQGVREIADAAVPKALKPITRMADSVDIRRMRQNREDEKRAYRTCQECISRHGLEMKLVEAEYTLDRSKIMFYFTADGRVDFRELVKDLAGIFHTRIELRQIGVRDESKMIGGLGICGQPFCCSRFLKDFQPVSIKMAKEQGLSLNPTKISGACGRLMCCLAYEESAYEYLNSIMPMVGSTVRTPDGLGTVLEVNPVSGYLRVRCGTESLSPRYYKVGVCEYISGGKRAPRRPDPDDDYSGVRNPAPVVASSDDGEKRCAGGGCARKRAAEKE